A genomic stretch from Helianthus annuus cultivar XRQ/B chromosome 1, HanXRQr2.0-SUNRISE, whole genome shotgun sequence includes:
- the LOC110942024 gene encoding phospholipid-transporting ATPase 1 — protein sequence MQLDSGLVRDNSRLIYINNPQRTNEEYEFTGNKITTSKYTILNFLPKNLFIQFHRVAYIYFLVIAALNQLPPLAVFGRTVSLFPLLFVLTVTAIKDGYEDWRRHRSDRNENNKESLVLQIGKFKPKRWKDIQVGDVVKICADEAIPCDMVLLGTSDPSGVAYIQTMNLDGESNLKTRYARQETSFMSFDGDLISGVIRCEQPNRNIYEFTANMELNLHKVSLSQSNIILRGCQVKNTEWVVGVVVYAGQETKAMLNSAISPSKRSKLEQAMNKETIWLSVFLFVLCLVVAIGMCLWLIRHQQQIDTLPYYRKSYLVKGKFPGKPYKYYGIPMETFFAFLSSIIVFQIMIPISLYITMELVRLGQSYFMIEDKHMYDSSTNSRFQCRSLNINEDLGQIRYVFSDKTGTLTENKMEFRNASIFGKNYCNSSTVDDETQDSEITEATKSAPLSTKRKNTKSDITVDPGLMGLLHKGIDDDEKISAHEFFLTLAACNTVIPIHNQPTSVGTEIHQDLDYQGESPDEQALVAAACAYGYILFERTSGHIALDVNGEKLRLDVLGLHEFDSVRKRMSVVIRFPDTSVKVLVKGADTSILAILRKDQENDDITLTTQRHLTEYSSLGLRTLVLAAKDLTNEELEKWQLMYEDATTSLSDRSLKLRETALFVESDLRLLGATGIEDKLQEGVPETIECLRQAGIKVWVLTGDKQETAISIALSCKLLTSDMHQIVINGNSESACKMLLSEAKAQRSTIDGPLALIIDGNSLVYILERDLESELFDLATSCRVVLCCRVAPLQKAGIVDLIKSRTDDMTLAIGDGANDVSMIQMADVGVGICGQEGRQAVMASDFAMGQFRFLKRLLLVHGHWNYQRMGYLVLYNFYRNAVFVFMLFWYILCAAFSTTSALTDWSSVFYSVIYTSVPTIIVGILDKDLSHKTLLQYPKLYEAGHRHESYNSYLFWVMMADTIWQSLVLFCVPRFVFKESTIDIWSMGSLWTVAVVILVNIHLAMDIQRWVVYTHLSVWGSVAMTFVCVMVLDSIPIFPNYGTIYEFGKEPTYWLSIWLIIVAALLPRFIIKSIHRMFWASDIQIAREAEILRKKRLFYGPWRWR from the exons ATGCAGTTGGATAGCGGTCTAGTGCGTGATAATTCTAGGCTTATATACATCAATAACCCTCAACGTACAAATGAAGAATATGAATTCACCGGGAATAAGATCACCACTAGCAAGTATACGATCCTGAATTTCTTACCGAAGAATCTCTTCATTCAGTTTCATCGGGTGGCGTACATATATTTTTTAGTTATCGCTGCTCTCAATCAGCTCCCACCGCTTGCGGTCTTCGGACGAACCGTGTCTCTTTTCCCGTTACTTTTTGTTCTCACCGTAACTGCCATAAAAGACGGTTACGAGGATTGGCGAAGACACAGGTCGGACCGAAACGAGAATAATAAAGAGTCGCTCGTGCTTCAAATCGGTAAGTTTAAACCGAAAAGATGGAAAGATATTCAGGTGGGCGACGTGGTTAAAATTTGTGCTGACGAGGCGATCCCGTGTGACATGGTGCTCCTCGGGACTAGTGATCCGAGTGGCGTTGCGTATATTCAGACGATGAACTTAGACGGTGAATCGAATTTGAAAACACGGTACGCGAGGCAAGAAACGTCTTTTATGTCGTTTGATGGAGATTTAATATCCGGGGTTATTAGATGTGAACAGCCGAATAGAAATATATATGAATTCACCGCCAACATGGAGTTAAATTTGCATAAAGTGTCACTTAGCCAGTCGAATATAATTTTACGCGGATGTCAGGTGAAGAACACCGAATGGGTCGTAGGTGTTGTCGTTTACGCAGGTCAAGAAACAAAAGCAATGCTAAATAGCGCGATTTCGCCATCCAAACGAAGCAAGTTAGAACAAGCGATGAACAAAGAAACTATTTGGTTATCGGTTTTTCTCTTCGTGTTATGTCTCGTTGTAGCAATCGGGATGTGTTTATGGTTGATTCGTCATCAGCAGCAAATTGATACGCTTCCGTATTACCGAAAAAGTTATCTAGTAAAAGGAAAGTTCCCGGGAAAGCCGTATAAATATTACGGGATACCTATGGAGACGTTTTTTGCGTTTTTGAGTTCGATTATTGTGTTTCAGATAATGATACCGATATCGTTGTATATTACTATGGAGTTGGTGAGGTTAGGGCAATCGTATTTCATGATTGAAGATAAACATATGTACGATAGCAGCACCAACTCCAGGTTTCAGTGCAGATCGTTAAACATCAATGAAGATTTGGGTCAAATACGGTATGTATTTTCTGATAAGACTGGTACGCTTACCGAGAATAAAATGGAGTTTCGGAATGCTTCTATCTTTGGGAAGAATTATTGTAATTCTTCTACGGTGGATGACGAAACACAGGATTCGGAGATCACAG AAGCAACCAAATCAGCTCCATTGTCCACAAAACGAAAGAATACAAAGTCCGATATCACTGTTGATCCCGGACTAATGGGATTGCTTCATAAAGGAATCGACGACGATGAAAAGATTTCTGCCCATGAGTTTTTTCTTACGTTGGCAGCATGTAACACCGTGATTCCTATTCATAATCAACCTACTTCCGTCGGAACTGAAATTCATCAAGATCTTGATTATCAGGGAGAATCTCCTGATGAACAAGCTCTTGTAGCCGCTGCTTGTGCTTATGGTTATATTCTTTTCGAGAGAACATCTGGTCATATCGCACTTGATGTCAATGGcgagaaactaag gttgGATGTTTTGGGTCTGCATGAGTTCGATAGTGTGCGAAAAAGAATGTCTGTCGTTATCAGATTCCCCGACACTAGTGTGAAAGTGTTGGTAAAAGGAGCGGATACATCAATTCTCGCCATTTTGAGAAAAGATCAAGAAAATGACGATATTACCCTCACAACCCAACGCCATTTGACCGAATACTCCTCACTAGGTCTACGCACACTTGTACTTGCTGCTAAAGATCTTACAAACGAAGAACTCGAAAAATGGCAGTTAATGTATGAAGACGCAACAACTTCGTTGTCTGATAGATCGTTGAAGTTAAGGGAAACCGCATTATTTGTTGAATCTGATTTACGGTTGCTTGGAGCAACTGGGATCGAAGATAAACTTCAAGAGGGTGTGCCGGAAACCATCGAGTGTCTCCGACAGGCGGGAATTAAGGTCTGGGTATTGACCGGAGATAAGCAGGAAACTGCGATTTCGATTGCGCTTTCTTGCAAGTTATTGACATCCGATATGCATCAGATTGTTATAAATGGAAATTCAGAGAGTGCGTGCAAAATGCTTCTATCTGAGGCGAAAGCGCAGAGATCAACAATTGACGGGCCGTTAGCGCTTATAATTGACGGGAATAGCTTGGTTTACATCTTGGAAAGAGATCTGGAATCAGAG CTATTTGATCTTGCAACTTCATGTAGAGTTGTCTTATGCTGTCGTGTTGCTCCCTTACAAAAGGCGGGAATCGTTGATTTGATAAAGAGTCGCACTGACGATATGACACTAGCGATAGGCGATG GTGCCAATGATGTGTCCATGATCCAAATGGCGGATGTCGGTGTTGGCATATGCGGACAAGAAGGGCGCCAAGCTGTCATGGCTTCAGATTTCGCAATGGGACAGTTCAGATTTTTAAAAAGACTACTTTTGGTGCATGGTCATTGGAATTACCAACGCATGGGTTATTTAGTTCTCTACAACTTTTACCGCAATGCTGTCTTTGTCTTTATGCTTTTCTG GTACATATTATGTGCAGCTTTCTCAACAACATCCGCACTTACAGATTGGAGTAGCGTATTTTACTCAGTAATTTACACTTCCGTCCCTACAATTATAGTCGGAATTCTGGATAAAGACCTAAGTCATAAAACCCTTCTCCAGTACCCTAAGTTATATGAAGCCGGACACAGGCATGAAAGTTACAACAGTTACCTTTTTTGGGTTATGATGGCCGACACAATATGGCAAAGTCTCGTTCTATTTTGCGTACCCAGATTTGTTTTCAAGGAAAGCACCATCGATATTTGGAGTATGGGTAGTTTGTGGACTGTTGCGGTTGTGATATTAGTGAATATACACTTGGCAATGGATATTCAAAGATGGGTAGTTTATACGCATCTCTCGGTTTGGGGATCCGTAGCAATGACGTTTGTTTGTGTAATGGTTTTGGACTCAATACCCATTTTCCCTAATTacgg GACAATATATGAATTTGGAAAGGAACCTACATATTGGCTCTCGATTTGGCTTATAATAGTGGCGGCATTGCTTCCTCGGTTTATAATCAAATCTATACACAGAATGTTCTGGGCTTCGGATATCCAGATAGCTAGGGAAGCCGAGATATTAAGAAAAAAACGCTTGTTTTACGGGCCGTGGAGATGGCGTTAG
- the LOC110942015 gene encoding uncharacterized protein LOC110942015 — translation MLTTLQSPVTRNPIPCPKPGRRPLQPITSPTNLPPIDNSLKKPHPKLGFFEISEDSSNKENPTYPDSIKNEKRHQTCNPDQNGFSISIPAVQIEQFEVSLADELTAIREKMERLKADKEKTEKLLRERELMMEMKMKELDQRGEIQKVFEIEVDRLYRLNELRSLCNRILPIRSLREKEQEKIKPDKSKVPCE, via the exons ATGTTAACAACACTTCAATCTCCGGTCACCAGAAACCCCATCCCCTGTCCGAAACCCGGCCGCCGCCCTCTCCAACCGATCACATCCCCAACCAATCTACCCCCAATCGACAACAGCCTTAAAAAACCACATCCAAAGCTCGGCTTCTTCGAGATCTCAGAAGATTCCTCCAACAAGGAGAACCCGACGTATCCAGATTCGATTAAGAATGAAAAACGGCATCAAACTTGTAATCCGGATCAAAATGGGTTTTCGATCTCTATCCCTGCGGTGCAAATCGAGCAGTTTGAAGTGTCTTTGGCGGATGAGCTGACGGCGATCCGTGAAAAGATGGAGCGATTGAAGGCGGATAAAGAGAAGACGGAGAAGCTGCTGAGAGAGAGGGAGTTAATGATGGAGATGAAGATGAAAGAGCTGGATCAGCGAGGTGAGATCCAGAAAGTGTTTGAGATCGAAGTAGATCGGCTTTACAGGTTGAACGAGCTCAGATCGTTGTGCAAT aGGATATTGCCGATTAGATCATTGAGAGAGAAGGAACAAGAGAAGATTAAACCGGATAAATCGAAG GTTCCTTGTGAGTAA